In the Chaetodon trifascialis isolate fChaTrf1 chromosome 15, fChaTrf1.hap1, whole genome shotgun sequence genome, gggaggaagccggagagaagccacgcatgcacgggaagacttcacacagaaaggcccaaccttCTTTGAGTCTTAATTTTACATTGTCTCTGAAGCATCAAACAGTCTCAATCACTGCCCAGATGCTTTTCTTATACAACccgtttccaaaaaagttgaaaacgtaaatagaaaacagaatgtgatgatttgcaaaacactgaaactctgTATTGaaccaaaaacagcacaaagacgacagatcaaatgttgaaacagacatatttcatttttgaaatggtctcatttaaaatttgatgcagcaacatgtttctaaaaagttgggacagtggcaacaaaagactggagaagttatgaaatgctaaaagaaaacagctggtgaacATCTCACACTTAAGTTACCTGGCAACTGGTGAGTCTCTTGATTGGGTCATGAGCCTCCCAGAGAGGCGGAGTCTGATAagcactctgtgacagactgagctGGAAAACAGTCCAACAATTTAAGAATCATGCTTCTCAACATAAAACAATTTGTGTATTTCAGCGTCTGTTGAACAAAACGTCATTAAAAGAATCAGAGAAGAAAATCTAAAGAAATCTCTGCACATAACATTGTGTTCATAGTGCACATGGCTGAAGGCTCCATTAATGCTGAGCCATATATTCAGGTGTTGTCATTTCAAAcattgacagtgtgtgtgtgtgtgtgtgtgtgtgtgtgtgtgtgtgtgtgtgtgtgtattacacagatataaaaacagaagaaatagaaaaatatataatatactgAAATAAATATATCCATATATTATTGTTCTAGTATTATATATTCGTACATataatttgaaataataatgtttCGTATATAGCTGAGAGCCTGACACATTTTCCACATATATAATTTACATTTTGGAAATgtcccactgtgggactaataaaggaataaaggaatatcttatttgtcacattttcttcaCTGCAGTCTTCTTCAGTAACAAAATGACCTCAATCAGAGGAAgcattgctgctgatgtgagCACAGATGAGCTCAACGAATCCTTTAAAAACAGATGGAACCATGGGAAAATTCTCCTGTATTACAGATGGTCACTGAGTCTCTCGTCCACCTCCTTTACCTTGACCCTGTACCTGCAGCATCtttaaagcaggtgtttgaCAGCGTGTCAAATCTTGTCCTGAAGATTATAAATTAATCTCTGCAAATGGTCACGGTTGTGTTTAAAACAACTGTTACAAAACTATTATTAAAGAAACCAACCTAGATAGTAATGCACTCAGTAACTACAGGCCGATATCCAACCGTCCATTCAGACCCCAGAGCAGCGTTTGATCCAATTGATCACCATATCTGAATCAATGGTCTTGATCAGTTGTTGGTCTTTGACTGTTAAACTggtttcaaacaaacatcaaagttGGATGTCAGTCTTAGAGATCATGTGTCTGacaaacatgacatctgtttgaGGTTGCAGGGAGCTGATTGGTCCATTACCGTTGTCACTCGACATGCTGCCACTGGGTGGCTTCATTATAGAGCACAAAGTGTGTTTCTATGGAGACGACAGACGACTGAACGTCTGTGCTGAAccagatgatgctgctgctaCAGACTCCATCACTGATGGTCTGttcatcaataaatcaatcaataaatggATGAGAACGAATCTCTTCAAGTtcagagagacaaactgaaatcCTTCTAGTTTGATAATCTGTGAGTTGAACTgtctggattaaatctgagctTTCAGTCTTCAAGTctcacatcaacaaggtgaccAAAACTTCATTTTCCCctcagaaacagctgaaggATGGTCAGTTCTAAAGCAACAGGTGCTGAAAAACGGATTGATGCCTTTgattcaagctgactcgacaGCTGTGACGCTCGATTTACTGAcctccagaagaaaaacactgagagaattcagctcattcacaactctgcagctccactatgaaccagaaccaggagcagagaccacatgagtccagtttcagctgctctgcactgacttcctgttacATTCAGGACTGATTTTAAGGTCCTTCTCGTCGTATACAAAGCTTGTATACAAATACAgctttaaaatgctgtatttgatttgattttgtgcACTTTATGTTCTCCatgtttaactttattttattactaaTGATTTGTTCACTTGTTTACATactgtgttgcacatgtttATAGTTTCATGGAAATTAattgcactacctgcacctacGTCAACTGTTTACACCTCAACTGTTTACACCTCAACTGTTTACACCTCATACTGTTTACACCTCAATTGTTTACACCTCAACTGTTTACACCTCAACTGTTCATACCTCATACTTTGtatacctcatactgtttacaCCTCAACTGTTTACACCTCAACTGTTcatacctcatactgtttacaCCTCAACTGTTTACACCTCAACTGTTTACACCTCATACTGTTTACACCTCAACTGTTTACACCTCAACTGTTTACACCTCAACTGTTcatacctcatactgtttacaCCTCAACTGTTCATACCTCATACTTTGtatacctcatactgtttacaCCTCATACTGTTTACACCTCAACTGTTTACACCTCATACTGTTTACACCTCAACTGTTTACACCTCAACTGTTTACACCTCAACTGTTTACACCTCATACTTTGTATACCTCAACTGTTTacacctcatactgtttatacctcataCTTTGTATACCTCAACTGTTTACACCTCATACTGTTTACACCTCAACTGTTTacacctcatactgtttatacctcataCTTTGTATACCTCAACTGTTTACACCTCATACTGTTTACACCTCAACTGTTTACACCTCAACTGTTTACACCTCATACTGTTTACACCTCAACTGTTTACACCTCAACTGTTTACACCTCATACTGTTTACACCTCAACTGTTTACACCTCAACTGTTCATACCTCAACTGTTTACACCTCAACTGTTCATACCTCATACTTTGtatacctcatactgtttatacctcataCTTTGtatacctcatactgtttacaCCTCATACTTTGtatacctcatactgtttacaCCTCATACTTTGtatacctcatactgtttatacctcataCTTTGTATACCTCATACTTTGtatacctcatactgtttacacctcatactgtttatacctcataCTTTGtatacctcatactgtttatacctcataCTTTGTATACCTCATACTTTGtatacctcatactgtttatacctcataCTTTGtatacctcatactgtttatacctcataCTTTGtatacctcatactgtttataccttatgccacttgcactacttGCATGTATGGATATTATATCGGATACTATGATTATTTGctcttctggttagatgctaaactgcattttgttgtctctgtgctgcactgacAATAaagtctaatctaatctaatctaatctaatctaatctaatctaatctaatctaatctaatctaagtATTGTTCAgtagttttattttcaatcttATTTTCTAACTatgttttatgttcattctatgTCTTTTTTGAAACTTGccataaagtttattattataattactTCATCTAAAAGTAAAGTCCAGATCCTTTACAGCAGTAATTATAGCAGTACtatgatgtaaaaatactcacAAATAAAGCATTCTTTTATCAGTGGTAGTACTGGagtatcatcagcaaaatgtacttaaagtatcaaaagtaaaagtactcgttATGTATGAGAATGGTGGGTGTTGAATTATTCCGCAGTAGTTTGActgtattaatgtatttgtatttgtatttgacaTCATCAGTACTGTACTCTGCGCTGCAGGGcagatattttatatatatgtactaTGGAACGTGTTTTTATATCTGAACTGACTCCAAATTTTCCAGAAATCTAATTATTTTACGTGATGATGCGGCATGTTACCGTGGCAACCCCAGTCCCcactcccagcatgcaacagcagcagaacgCGCCACCCTCCTCGGGGAGCGGCAGCCGGTGGAAGTGCAGCAgggtggagcagcagacagacggacgaCAGCCAGGAGGTAAGACCTGAAACTACACCACctatctgtctcctctctctgtctctgtctgtccgcgGGCCTGTCTGTCTTTAGTGTCCTCCACCTacctgtccgtctctgtctgtaTGCCTTCTCTGTGTCTATGTTTCTGGTCCATGTGTCTCTGCCGCTCCGCTGTCTGCAGGCTCGGAGGTGGCTGCGGCAGAACCGGCAGACGCATCAAGCGGCATTTTCCGCTCTGTCACCGCCTGCCGCCGCTGGGTTCAACGCCCCACAAGCCGCTCCGGTGCCGCCTGTGAGCCTGCAGGCTAACGTAGCTTCAGATCAAACACACGGAGCTAACAGGCTAACgtgcttctgtctgtgtgtcggGCGGATGTCTGACAGGTGGAGGTGAGAGCACATTTGAAAGGAAATTGaatttattgtgtttgttgctgcatcatcatcatcatcatggacGCTTTATTGtgttactgagcatgctcaCTGACTCCTTTTCATCTCCTGTCCTCAtcatctctccatccctcttctcctgcatctccacctcctccactcctgttcatcctccacctccccttCCTTCTCCCTTtgatcctcctcttcttccccttctctcctccacgcccttctcttcctctgctcctcttcctcctcctttccccactctctccccttttctcttcactttctctcctcctcttcctcctcatctgtaGGAGTAAGAATGGATGGATACTCCGCCCCCCTCGGAGGCACTCCCGCCCCTGAAgagcagaggatgatgggaggTTGGTGTCAGTTATATCAGTTTCAGAGTCTCATTGTGGGGAGGGGGTCACTGTGGGGAGGGGGTCACTGTTTTCGACATGTTGATAAACTCCTTCAGTTCTTGCGCTGGAACACCTGCGGAGGGCTGAATCAAGGTGAACTGTACGACAGTAAAGGCCTTTGTAGTAAAGATGTAGCAGAGCTTCGGGGAGCTCCACCACCGTCTCCGCCCGTGCTCTGAGTGTTGGCTTGAGGAAATGAGAATTTAAACTGAGCTGGTTTTATTTCTCAGCTTGGAAAATGAATTTGATGCATGTAAGGTATGAAGGCCTCCGGCAAAGATTAGGATTAGGTTAATCAATAACTTTTAGGTGTTGCTAGACAACCTGATGTGAGAGTGTGCATCAGTCACATTCTGTGTGACCCAGGACGTCAGGACGTCAGGACGTCAGGACGTGCTCCCAGAGGACGGAGACGCTTCAACCGTTCGGTTACAACTACAACAACTTAgggttagctaacattagctgagcgctaaagacagaaaacagctgactgacagacagacaggtcgagacagacggacggacggacggacggatggacagacatgtAGGGACAGACAGGTAGATCGATCACTCAGGGTATTGATTACTGTAATAATCGGAACTAGTTTTACTGAATGACcaacctcctcttcctcctccttgatggaaacaggaagtccCTTTGCTGCTTCCTGTTGCTGTAAGCAACCACTGTAACAAAGAAACACCCCCGTTACCATggtgatgtgtttgttgtgtgtttgtcttcatctcctccttctactcctccttttgtctcctcctccatcttctctcctctttctttctctctcctcctcctcctcctcctcctcctcctccctcaaaCCTCAACTCTGAAAGTCATTTGTTTCAACTTCCAAaagaaagcagagctgaagaggaggaggagaaggaggaggttaaggaggagcagggaggtggaggtgagctgatgaggagcagctctgatgagcagccagagaggagggatgaggagaagaaagatGACAGACCCATGAtcaagaaagaagaggaggaggagcagctaggagatgaagagaaacagatggaggagCAAGAGActccctgctcctccaccaCTCCTCCTGATGAAGGGTtaagtgaagaggaggaaggagaaaaagatgcagaaaaGAACAAGGAGGTGTCAGAATACAAGGAGCCACTAGACGGAGGAGGCAAAGATGgggaggtggagaaaaaacaggAGCAGCCTGAGACCCTCTGCACCTCcatcccacctcctccttcataccaggggcagagaggaggtgacgaagaggaggaagtgagaagagaagaacagagagaggaggagaaagacactATGAATGCAGAGGAACAGGAGGTGACAGATGATGAAGTTGTGATGAATACAAAGAAGGAGCACTTAGAAGGAGAAGATGgaaagatggaggtggagaagaagcagagagtCACTCAGGCAGAGAgtctctgctcctccatcacatctcctcctgaggcagaggaggaaaaaacaactgacagagtgaaagaggaggtgatggaggaggaacagaTGATGAAGGAAAGTTCAGGAGGAGTTGCGATGTCAGGTGAGGAGGAACAGGACAAGTCCACAGAGCTCCAATCTCCCCTGGAGATCACAAAAAGAAGCGCTCCCAGCAGCTCATGGCCTCCtgctgaggagcagctggatgtgcaggaggagaaaagaaacacactgatgaacCAATCACCTCCCGTCCCTCCATCCTCTGAAGACCAGGAGGTTGCCACTGATAAAACCAACGCTCCCCTGACCAACGGAGTCTCCGGCAAGGAGACACTTTTGATTTCCACTGCGTCTCCTTCCTCCAGAACCAAAGCTCCACCTACAGGAGCCGCTTCAGTGAGGAAAACAAGCGCTCCTCCAGCTAAACAGGCTGCCCAGATTAGGAAATCAAGACCTCCTCCTCTTAACAAAGGTCTGTCGTTCTGAAACTCCACCTTTTGCACTCCTAAGTC is a window encoding:
- the maptb gene encoding microtubule-associated protein tau, with product MRSSSDEQPERRDEEKKDDRPMIKKEEEEEQLGDEEKQMEEQETPCSSTTPPDEGLSEEEEGEKDAEKNKEVSEYKEPLDGGGKDGEVEKKQEQPETLCTSIPPPPSYQGQRGGDEEEEVRREEQREEEKDTMNAEEQEVTDDEVVMNTKKEHLEGEDGKMEVEKKQRVTQAESLCSSITSPPEAEEEKTTDRVKEEVMEEEQMMKESSGGVAMSGEEEQDKSTELQSPLEITKRSAPSSSWPPAEEQLDVQEEKRNTLMNQSPPVPPSSEDQEVATDKTNAPLTNGVSGKETLLISTASPSSRTKAPPTGAASVRKTSAPPAKQAAQIRKSRPPPLNKEKSAVKETSEETVKASRTAGGARAAKMISAKSTESVDGVSSPGSRSPASRSSTPNRDVKKVAVVRTPPRSPGSARGRTPPLPSHPMPDLSNVKSKVGSTGNLKHTPGGGKVQIVHKKLDLSNVTSKCGSKDNIHHKPGGGKLEIKSEKVDFKAVQSKVGSLENITHVPGGGKKKIESQKLTFREQAKARTDHGADIVDQPDSSPPHLSNTSSPGSLNAAEAPPLNTLADQVSASLAKQGL